CTTTCCTTGACCCACGGCAACGCCCAGGCGGTGACGCTGCTTCCCGCTCTCAGCAACGGCTACAAGGCTGTGATAAGCGCGAGATTCACCAAGAGCCGTATATGGGACATATGCCGCAAGTACGGCTGCACCTCCTTTTCGCTCCTGGGCGGGATGATGGCGGGTATCTTCAACGAGCCGGAGAAACCGGACGACGCGGACAACCCGGTTAAGGTCGTCATCTCGGCCGGAACCCCCCAGGCCATCTGGGAAGGCTTCGAGAAGCGCTTTGGCGTCAAGATCCTCGAGTGGTACGGCGCGGTGGAGGGGGGATTCTCGTTCAAGCCGCCGGGCGTGGGCCCCATCGGCTCGTTCGGAAAGACGCTTCCCGGCGTGATGGAACTTAAGGTCGTGGACGACGACGACAACGAGGTGCCGCCGGGAGTGACGGGGGAGATGATAGTCAAGATGCTCAAGGGCGAGACGAAGGTGGATTACCTGAAGAGACCGGACGAGAGCGCCGACAAGACCAGGGGCGGGTGGCTCAGGACGGGAGACATGGTCCACCGGGACGAAAAGGGGTGGTTCTTCTTCGATTACCGAAAGGGGACGGAGCTCAGGCGCGCCGGGGACTTCATCCAGCCGGACTACGTCGAGAGGATCATAGGCGAGCACCCGCAGGTCAGCGAGGTCTGTGTCTACGGCATCCCCGCGGCAAGCGGCGCCCCCGGAGAGAGCGACCTCGTGGCCGCCCTGGAGCCCTTCGAAAACGGGACCATCGATCCAAAGAGCGTATTCGACAAGTGCAAGAAGGAGATGGAGACAAACTTCATCCCGTCTTACCTGCAGGTGGTGGAGGAGATACCGAAGAGCATCTCGGAGAAGGCCTTGGACAGGGTGTTGAAAGACAAGTTCTCGCCAGATGCTCAAAACGTCCATAAATTCGAGGATTATAAGTAAAATGAAAAGGAGTCTTATCATGAGCTACCTTGACCTTAACATTGAGCTCACCGACGAACAGATCGCCCTGAAAGACGCCGCCCACAAGTTTGCAAAGGAGGTATTGAGGCCGGCAAGCCTTGAGCTTGACAAGCTGGAAAATCCCGAGGATGTCATAAAGAGCCCCATCTACTGGAACGCGATGAAGAAAGGGTATGAGCTGGGCTATCACACCATCTTCATTCCCGACAGCTGGGGCGGGCTTGGGCTCGAGCCGCTCGAAGTCCACATGGTTTTAGAGGAGATCGCCTGGGGGAGCGCGGACTTCGCCATAGCGTTCGGTGTGGCGTGCTTTCCGGCGTTCTTCGCATCCATGCTCCCATCGGACCGCCTGGCCGACGAGATACTCTTTCCCTACTGCGATAACAAGGACGCCACCTTCATAGGCTGCTGGGGCATCACGGAGCCGGATCACGGGACGGATACACTGGCCCCGGGCACCCCAAACTTTACCGATCCGAAGATAACGGGGCAGGTCACCGCGCGCCTCGACGGGGACGAGTGGGCCATAAACGGCCAGAAGGCGTCCTGGGTATCCAACGGAAGCATCGCCACCCACACCCTCCTCTACCTCACGATAGATCCCTCGATGGGGATGTCGGGCGGCGGCATCTGCATCGTTCCGCTGGACCTGCCGGGGGTGAGCAGGGGGAGGGCCCTGAACAAGATAGGCCAGAGGGCCTTGAATCAGGGGGAGATATTCTTCGACGGCGTGATGGTGCCGGCGGAGTACATGCTGGTCGATCAGGAGAGCTACGAGTCTATGCTCGACCTGACGCTTTCCACCGCGAACGCCGCCATGGGGGCGATGTTCACCGGCGTGGCCAGGGCCGCCTACGAGGAGGCTCTCAACTACTCGAGGGAGCGCGTTCAGGGGGGAAAACTCCTGTTCGAGCACCAGATGATAAAACACAAGCTGTTTTCGATGTTCATGAAGGTGGAGGCGGCAAGGGCGCTCTCCCGCGCGGCGATGATATACAATTACAACAACACGCCGCCGGACACCAAGTACTCCATAGCGTCCAAGGTTTTCTGCACCAACACGGCCTTCGAGGTTGCCAACGACGCCGTCCAGATATTCGGCGGATACGGCCTGAGCAGGGAATATCCGATCGAAAAGATCTTCAGGGACGCAAGGGCCGCGCTGATCGAGGACGGCGCCAACGACAGCCTGATGTTGACCGGCGCCC
The Candidatus Zymogenus saltonus DNA segment above includes these coding regions:
- a CDS encoding AMP-binding protein encodes the protein MSAKLELNPVILGHLIEIRAGETPDKEIIVFEKGELGEDILTYSDIHEASNKVARLLLKNGIGKGDRFALFMRNHPEFIYAVTAATVVGAVVVPIDPRSRGERLKYLLENSDSKGIIVSGECLGQLEEVMGGLSDLKFKAVAWREEQGIKPTGRYHALNETLNADAWERVDQMIFDVRHPMEVIYTSGTTGDPKGVILRNNRTGAINLLNLLAWKYRPGDVLYSGLSLTHGNAQAVTLLPALSNGYKAVISARFTKSRIWDICRKYGCTSFSLLGGMMAGIFNEPEKPDDADNPVKVVISAGTPQAIWEGFEKRFGVKILEWYGAVEGGFSFKPPGVGPIGSFGKTLPGVMELKVVDDDDNEVPPGVTGEMIVKMLKGETKVDYLKRPDESADKTRGGWLRTGDMVHRDEKGWFFFDYRKGTELRRAGDFIQPDYVERIIGEHPQVSEVCVYGIPAASGAPGESDLVAALEPFENGTIDPKSVFDKCKKEMETNFIPSYLQVVEEIPKSISEKALDRVLKDKFSPDAQNVHKFEDYK
- a CDS encoding acyl-CoA/acyl-ACP dehydrogenase, with the protein product MSYLDLNIELTDEQIALKDAAHKFAKEVLRPASLELDKLENPEDVIKSPIYWNAMKKGYELGYHTIFIPDSWGGLGLEPLEVHMVLEEIAWGSADFAIAFGVACFPAFFASMLPSDRLADEILFPYCDNKDATFIGCWGITEPDHGTDTLAPGTPNFTDPKITGQVTARLDGDEWAINGQKASWVSNGSIATHTLLYLTIDPSMGMSGGGICIVPLDLPGVSRGRALNKIGQRALNQGEIFFDGVMVPAEYMLVDQESYESMLDLTLSTANAAMGAMFTGVARAAYEEALNYSRERVQGGKLLFEHQMIKHKLFSMFMKVEAARALSRAAMIYNYNNTPPDTKYSIASKVFCTNTAFEVANDAVQIFGGYGLSREYPIEKIFRDARAALIEDGANDSLMLTGAHSL